Proteins found in one Candidatus Cloacimonadota bacterium genomic segment:
- the hydF gene encoding [FeFe] hydrogenase H-cluster maturation GTPase HydF translates to MSSTPRGERLIITLLGNRNSGKSSLINAFTNQEIAIVSDTPGTTTDPVDKRYELLPLGPVTFYDTAGIDDTGELGAKRVQATFRVLFRTDIAIFVNNGNPFSASELEFLQRIREMKVPVLVALKKSDLRQPAPANLEYCRQHGLEWVSVSASQKENIPEAKEKLIALAPAHLKEDRPLVSDLVRAGERVILVTPIDSAAPKGRLILPQVQVLRDLLDSGTVPVVVREFELKQALAALKEDPDLVITDSQAIELVVRELPPSVKLTTFSILFARYKGDLGILANGIRQIDKLKEGDRILIAEACSHHVQKDDIGRVKLPRWLKEYTKKNLIFETYAGHDFPPNLEEYALCVHCGACMLNQVEMNRRIVEAQRRGVPITNYGLTIAKVHGYFDRAIAPLGL, encoded by the coding sequence ATGAGCAGCACCCCCCGCGGCGAACGCCTGATCATCACCTTGCTGGGGAACCGCAACAGCGGCAAGTCCAGCCTCATCAACGCCTTTACGAACCAGGAAATTGCAATCGTTTCCGACACTCCGGGCACCACCACCGACCCGGTGGACAAGCGTTACGAGCTTCTGCCTCTGGGTCCCGTGACCTTTTACGACACGGCTGGCATCGACGATACCGGAGAATTGGGCGCCAAGCGTGTCCAAGCCACTTTCCGTGTGCTTTTCCGCACGGATATCGCGATCTTTGTAAATAACGGCAATCCCTTTTCCGCCAGCGAGTTGGAGTTTCTGCAACGCATTCGCGAAATGAAGGTCCCGGTATTGGTGGCATTAAAAAAAAGCGACCTCCGCCAACCTGCCCCCGCCAATCTGGAATACTGCCGGCAACATGGTCTGGAATGGGTTTCCGTCTCCGCCAGCCAAAAAGAAAACATCCCGGAAGCCAAGGAAAAGCTGATTGCCCTGGCGCCGGCGCATTTGAAAGAGGACCGGCCCCTGGTGAGCGACCTGGTGCGGGCTGGCGAGCGAGTTATTTTGGTGACGCCAATCGACTCCGCTGCCCCGAAAGGCCGGCTGATCCTGCCCCAGGTTCAGGTGCTGCGCGACCTTTTAGACAGCGGCACGGTGCCTGTGGTGGTGAGGGAATTTGAACTGAAGCAGGCCCTGGCCGCCTTGAAAGAGGATCCCGACCTCGTTATCACAGATTCCCAGGCCATCGAACTGGTGGTGCGTGAGTTGCCGCCCAGCGTGAAACTAACCACCTTTTCAATCCTTTTTGCCCGCTACAAGGGCGATTTGGGCATCCTGGCCAACGGCATCCGGCAAATCGACAAACTTAAGGAAGGCGATAGAATCCTGATCGCGGAAGCCTGCTCTCACCACGTTCAGAAGGACGACATAGGCCGGGTGAAGCTGCCCCGCTGGCTGAAGGAATACACCAAAAAGAACCTCATTTTCGAAACCTACGCCGGACACGATTTCCCGCCAAACCTGGAGGAATACGCGCTCTGTGTGCATTGCGGCGCCTGCATGCTCAATCAGGTGGAGATGAACCGCCGTATCGTGGAAGCCCAAAGGCGCGGGGTGCCGATCACAAATTACGGGCTCACCATCGCCAAGGTGCACGGCTATTTCGACCGCGCCATCGCCCCCCTGGGCTTGTAG